GCAGAATGAAATGACATCGCGTGTCTTATGATCCTGGCCAGCCCCGCCTGACCCCGCCTCCCTGAACTGGGCTGGGTCGCGCGTCACAGGTTTGGGTGAGAGCCGGACTGACCGGGTGTACGCTAGAGTCCCGCGGGCCGCTGGGGGCAACCCCGAGAACCCCTTTCGCTGTGCCCCGCTTTAGCCGGTGTGGAATGTGGCGTGTCTGCGCGTTCCAAACCCGCTCTGGGCTGGAATGTTGCGTGTGCCTGCGTCCCAAGCCAGTTGGTTACACCGGGTGGTGACGTGGATGGGCCCCGCCCCCGACCACGTGCACGGGGGACACTCCCGCTGGGGACGGCGCGGCCAAGCCCCTCCTAGCGGCCTCGCGCTCGGCCGGGGGCGTGGCCGGGGCGGGGCTGGTTGGGGGCCTTGCACCGGTTGGGCCCTGGTCGGGATTACTGGGCTTCTCTTAGGAAGAGCCTTTGCCCTGTGGAGGAGGAGCCTCGCTCCCCTCTGGGTTCTTACCCGAACCTCCTTGATCTTGATCCCGAGGCGTAGGAAACCCTCAGAATGTCGTGGTTACAAGGCGTTTAAAACTCGTGTCTCCACTGCCCCCCACCTcttaaaaaaactagaaaaaaggtCTCCCCGGGCCCTCCTGGCAAAACCTAGGCCACACTGGAATGAGCCAGCTTGAGAAGGGCAAACTTTGGTGCGCTTTCAGGGGAAAGAGATGAGGCTTTTATGGTCCTGTCCCCGCCCGCCCTTGGTGGTCCCATCCTCTGAATGTCGCTTAGCTTGTAGAAAGAGAAACACCTCCGCTTTCAGACTGCTGCGAGGGCCTCAGACCTGGAATGATTTGTGTGCAGTTCCTGGGGACTCCTGAGTCCCCCAGAACCCTTCGGCCGGCTTGATTGTGGTGAAGAAGGTGCTTcgccctcctttctttttctctgccattgTTGCTTCAATGATGAGTCATGCAGGAGGTAGTAGTGTGTgttgtgtgcgtgcgcgcgcgcgcctgCAGCTTATGCAGCCGCCACGGCGGGCGGACTGGGGCGGGGGAGCTGCGGGTCCGCAGGCCTGCTCAGACCTACAAGCCTGTCAAGGTCAAGAGTCACTGGAGATATTTGGGACACAGATTCTTGGGTTTTGAAAGACTGATAGGCCGGGACTTAAGCCCGCACGTCCCTCCCCATGTCTTTGTGGACCACTTCAGGCTCAGGCAATGGACAGTGGTAGTGGTTAGCCAGAAGGTCTGGTATGAAGAGCCCAGCGGTAGGGAGGAGGATCGTGCATAGGGTTTGGAGAGACTGAGTCACATACTGCTTCCGCCAACACAATGCCACTCAGGAGTGCCACTTGCATCGCTGTGTATGTACTGTGCTCTGTGCTAGAGGTGAACAGGATTGACGGAGCTGTTACCTCCAGGGAACCCTCATTTCTCCCTAACCTTAGCCCAAGGCTTGCTGGGAAAGGGAAGAAGATCCTCACTGCCATCCTTCCTACCTTTGCTCAATAAAGCCCAGAACTGGCCAGTAAGATGGTGGGGATAATGGATGCAACTTTGCAAAGGAACCTGGGAAAAAACTCCTCTAAGAAGCTGCAGAACCCTGCCCCTCACCCAAGTGGTAAAAACTGGGGGCAAGCCAAGTTCGGATCCTGGGTCACAGCTTTTTGGTGCTGGATCAGAGAGTTTTGGAGAGTGAGTGCTGGAAAGCTAAATATGCTCCAAGAACTTATGTGTAGAGATGCCAGACCTGGTTCTAGCCAGTTAATCTCCACAATTCACTGTCTTCTCCTCCTGAGGTTCTCTTCTCTGACCTGGAGCGGGAAGAATGGGAGAGAAGAGGGTGTGGGACATGAGCCTGCTGACCAGAACTGCTCTTCTGGAGTGTTTGCTGATGACCAGCTCTGAATAGGGATCCTCTTGATCACTGGCTCTTCCACTTCAAGGCCAGGTTTCCTGGCCTAAACCAGACACTTTGCACACAGGATGAACCCGaggatgtgtgcatatgtgagtgattgtgagagaagagaggaaaagacaagacTGTTTTGGTGCTCAGCAGCAGGACCCGTCCTGGGTTTTCCCAGCATTGGTGAAGGTGACTTGAGCTGGACTCTACCTTGGCAAGAGGGAGCTAGCTATCATGTCCAGAGGCACCTGACCACTCTCTGCCAAGCTACCTACCTGGTAGCATGTAGAAGGATAGAATTTCTGTGCATATTTTGAGGCCATGGAATGTGGACCCCTCAACCTTTAGGTTTGTGTTTGCAGAATCCCTGGGCCAAAGTAGCTTGGAAGGTTGTAGGCAACTTATGGTCCATACTCTCTGAACCCAGATTATGCTAAATTCCTTCTGGCCAGTGTCAGGGAAAGGTGTGAGAGCATGATTTGAGTGAGAGAACAGCTATGGGTGCAGAACCTTCTTTGAAAGTTCCTATGaaagttgtggtggcgcacacctttaatcccagcactcaggaggcagaggtaggaggaacaccatgagttccaggtcatcctgggctagagtgagcccctaccttggtgggggggggggaaggtgggggggtAAGTTAGCCAGGGAGAAGAAGTAGGAAGCTTTGATCGGCTGTCTCTGACCTGGGCTGGCCTTCTTCAGTTAAGGTTATCATACCAGGACAGGTGTGATGGAGTTTTGACACACACCTGGGTCCTGCCTGGCACCTGTGTGACATTGCGGGGTGGTGGCACTGGAAGAGAGAGTAGGGGAGAAGGATGTTGCCATTTCCTAAAGGTTTggacatactttaaaataaaatgtttgtcatCAGAGCACCTGCCCTTGGGGCCTTGTCTGTCCCTCTTACCTGTGCAAAGTAGGGTACTTGTCCCAAGGCTAGTGAAAGTTTGGGTCTTTTGTCAGTCAAAAGAATGGAGGTGGGGGCTCAAATTGTGTGGGCCAGGGATGCCCCAGGATTAGCTACTGTTGGAACTCTGTAGACTTCTTTGCCAGTGTGGTTTGTGGGAAGCTGAAGCATGGGGAGCTGGTCTTCTGTGAGGCTGTGACCTAAGCCATGCTGACCAGGAGAGAGGCTTGGGGGAACAAGTCCCCCTCTCATTACAGCTATCATGCTCTGTTGGGCAGCTCCCCTTCCTGAAGAGCAGGAGAGCTAGGAAGAGGCCCCAGAACTCCCGTTTCCCTCCCAGCACTTCTCTGCTTCCTCTTTGGTCTCTTCCTCCTCTGGTAGAGCTGGAAGGGGACCGCTTTCTCTCAAGGTTTTACTGACCAAAGGGCCCTGGGGCCTCTGAGCTGGAAAGACTCAAGGGAGGTTGCACTCCTCCTCCCTAGGGAGGGTGTGGCTACCTCTGTGTTCTCAGCTGAGTGGTGGATTCTGCTGGAGGAAGGTCTCCTCACTGACCAAGGGGTGGAGACCCAGCGGTGTAATCTTGGAACCTAATGGTGGGCCTTGGGAGAGGACTGAACAGTGGGGAGATGAGGCCTGTTTTCAGACAGGCCATGAGCAGGTCTCACTTTCCTGCTGTTCTTTCAGCAAAGAAGCTGAAGGAAATGATCTTGAAGGGGGCCTGAGTGCTGTGGCCCTGCCCAGCTTCCACCAGAACGCCTGCTTCTCACCTTTCTGCTACTGTGCCTATTCGGTGGGGGAGGGGTATGGAGCGGATGAACAACGGGAGATTTGAGAGAAATGAGTCCTGACAGAATAATCAGCATACTGCCAGTCATGCTGGTGCTTGCCTTTAGTccctgaggtaagaggatcgccttgagttcgaggccagcctggggctacagggtgagttccaggtcagccttgggtcctgcctcaaaaaaataaataaaatgcttcctGGGGAAAATAGAGGTCTTGGGCCCTAACCTGGGAATCCAAAGTCCTGGGCCATTTCCTCATGAGGTAAAGGTGATGTCTCTGTGACATGGGTCTCTTGGGAGATTGGGGATGTGATTGTGAGAAGACACTTAGTGAATTTACATTATTGACAACAGTACAAGACATCTGGCTAGGTGTCAGGGGACCTGCTGTGTGACTGACAAATCATTTTGGCTCTGTTCATTTGTTGCATCTGTGAAACAAACTGCCTACCGTCTAGCAGGTGCTCAGTAAATACTATGGAAAGGGTTTTTCAGGAGCTGATTCCCCCTCTATTCTGTGCTGGCCTGCCTGAGCACGTTTTTTTGGTGGCCTGGCCTCTAGCCAGCTCTCTGACCTCCTCATCTGTTCCTCTGCACATCTCATCTCTGTCCCCCTGGCTACCCTCTGTTGATCACCTGCTTCCTCTCACATGCACTCCTGCCTTCCCCCAGCCCAGTGTGTGCGTTTTTGCTCCACATCCTGCCTCAGGTTGTGAGCACCCCCGTGGCAGGGACCACCAGACCTGCTTTCTCTATTCAATGCTGTGTTTCCAGCAAGACTTCAGCGCTGCTTAGTTGGGCATGCTTGGGTATGTATGGCGTCTTAGGCTGGTCCGCGGGGTCACCGAGAACTGAGTGGGATGGAGTCAGAAGCAGGGGTCCAGACCCTGGGATTTGCTGAGATCCCTGTGTGTTCTCTCTACTTAGAGGAGCAGGAACGCCTTCGCTTGGAGCGGGAGCAGGAGCAGAAGAAGGCCAGTAGCCTGGCCAGGCTGGCCCATGCCCTGCCTGTGGAGGAACCCCACATCAAGGCGCCACCCTTGCCTCTGTCACCACCGGCACCACCGCCAGCACCCCCCCCACCGCTTGCTACCCCTGCTCCATTGACTGTCATTCCTATTCCTGTAGTGACCAGCCCTCCCCAAccactccccccaccaccaccaatgccccctgctgcccagcctctgcctctgGCACCTCGCCAGCCAGCCCTGGTCAGCACCCCTGGACTCAGCATTAAGGAGCCACCCCCCCTGCCCACCAGGCCACAGGTGCCCACCCCTGCTCCCTTACTGCCTGAATCGAAGACCACCATTGCACCCACGGGCAGCCCCAAGCCTCTGCAGCCCCTCCCTACACCCATCCTGACCATAGCACCACACCCTGGTGTCCAGCCTCAGCTGGCCCCTCAgcagccacccccacccacccttgGGACCCTGAAGTTGGCACCAGCTGAAGAAGCCAAATCCAGTGAACAGAAGAAGAGGCCTGGGGGGTGAGTGGGACATGGGAGCAGGGTGGGTGGGATAGACAACCATTCACTTTGGGCTGTGTGTGTAAGAAAAGGTACCCTCCCCAGCTGGCccttctgggattaaagcactGTCTTCTGAATGAATGGCCACTGCCTTCTGCTGCGTTCACGCTTTGGTGTTAACCTGACCCACACTGGGGTTTATGGCCTTTCCAGGCCTTTGGAGAGTACTGCATATGGGACCCCAGAGTCACCTGCCTGCTTCTGAGTCCCAGGATCCCTGGTCTCAGGTGGATAGGATGGAGGGGTCCAGGGATTGTGGAGTTTGGGCGTACATGCACCCTCCAGTGCATGGGTAGGTTCAGTACAGGACACACACCTCCCACTTATAGAATGTTGGGGGCCAAAAGGCTGTGGCACTTGGCGGGTGATCAGGAAGGCTGCCTATTAGGGCTCCCCTCCCTGAGACTCCTGTCTGTCTGGGTTTCAGGATCGGAACCAGAGAAGTCCACAACAAATTGGAGAAAAacaggtgtgtgtgcgtgcgagTGTGACTCTTGGCGCTCCCTTCCCCTCCTCGGTCTCACCTACCCGTGGTTCCCCCAAAGCTTCCTTTGGGCTTTGCCTTCGcgcccccagccccagccccgtcCCCCTCTGGCGCTAGCTGACAAGGCTCGCTCCCTCTCCCCAGGAGGGCCCATCTGAAGGAATGCTTTGAGACCCTGAAGCGCAACATTCCCAACGTGGACGACAAGAAGACTTCGAATCTGAGTGTGCTGCGGACCGCGCTGCGGTACATCCAGGTACGGAGGAGGGAGGCTGGGCCGGGGCGGGCGGTGCCGACCCGTCCGCAGCGCCAGCTTCCTCCCGCTCCGGCGCGGCGCGCtcccgcctccctccctcccgccagCCCGCCGGCCGCCGCCAGCTCGCCCCGCCCTCCGCGCGCCGGCTGCGCCGCCGCCTCCACGCGGGCGCTGAGCACATGGCCCGGCTGACGTCAGCGGGGCTCCCAGCCCGGGAGGGGGCGGGCGAAGGGCGCGCGCGTGCGCGGGAGGGAGGGCGGTGCCGCCCGctcccctgccttcccctcccccgcGGCGCGTCGTGTGCGCGCGGCCCGCGCGGCAGGTGGGGGTGGCGCTAAGCCCGGTGCCGGTGCCCCGCGTGACAAGGACACGGAGCGGGCCCGGGGTCAGGCCGGGTGGCTGTGTCTAGCGCGGGGACGTGGACGCGGAGGGCGAGTCCGCCTGCCCGGCCCCAGGGTCACGGAACATTAACTGCACGGCCCCGGCCGGCGGAGAAAGGGGGTGCTCTTCTCTAGGGGCCCCTGTCGTGGCCGCGCGTTCTCTTCCTGTGGAGCCCTCTGCAGTAGTGAGGAGCTGCCCGATATGACAGTTGCCATGACGGCCTGGAGTTTCCGTTTCCCTGGAAACCGGCGGCGGGAGTGCTCGGCGTGCGCGGGAGGCGGCGGGGGATGGGGCGCGCGGCCGCGGAGACGGGCGGGACTTGGCGTGCGTGGGGCAGGGTGAGCCTCGGGGTCTCCCCATCGGCCCGCTCGGGATGCTCTGGGCCGCCTGGTGTCGTCACGACCTCCGTGGGAGGGGGCGGCCACGAGCAGGGTCACGACCCCGAAGAAGCCTGAGGGGGCGCCGTCCCGCGCGCGAGGGGGAGCCGGGCGCTCTTCCAGGTCGCTTCCCGGCAGCTGGGAGGGGCGGGGCTTGGCGGCGCTGTGAGCGGGCGCGGCCGCGGGGAGTGACGCAGCAAAGCCGGCCGCGTGGGTGCGCGCGTGCTCCGAAGGGGAGGGTCCTCGCCTGGGGCCCTAGGGGCCGCGTAGGCTGTGAAAAGCCAGGCCAGACAGTAGTTTTGCTGAATTTAGGCTTAGAGGTCATTTATTGTCTTTAGCTATGTGGCTTCGTAGCAAGTCCTTGTCAGTAGTCTGTgatattttctataaatatcaGCTTCCTCCTCTTTTTGGTTATGTTAAGTGGGAAAAAGTAATAGCGCCATAGAAATGttagaaaatttgaaaatgattGGTGCAAATAATTCGCAGCGCTGTAAGCGTCATAGGAATTGTTACCTAGAAGTGGGAGCTGTAAGAaggcaagttcttttttttaaaaaaaaattatatttgcaagcagggagggagagaaagagaatgggcacagggcctctggccaatgcaaacgaactctaggtgcatgcaccactttgtgcatctggttttaagtaggtgctggggattcgaccctgggtcgtcaggcttgcAGCAAGAGTattaaatcactaagccatctcttcagcccaagctcTTTGCATATACATACTTGGAATAGGGAGTTTTGCATGAAGTGTGGGTTTGACAGTAATTTGAGAAAGACTCGGTAGAAGCAGCAGAATGAAGCTCCCTCGAGCCGCGCCTTCACTGACTAGGAAGTGGGAGGAATCCCAGGCTATCCCTAATTAATGCTTTTGTCTTGGTGTTGGGAAGTAGAAACAGAAATGGAAATCTCACACATCTCAGAAAACCTAGGTCACTTGTCAATTCATTCCTTGTAGTGAAGTCCTGGGTCTTCTGAGTACACTGGAGAGCAAAGAAAAAAGGGTGGGCTCTGCTGGTAGGTTTGGTCCGGTGTGGATTTGAATGTGAACATGCCAAGGATGGCGCAGTGAGGGCACAATAGGCACAAGGGTGACGGGATCTATTCCAGGGAGAGGGCATTTGAGAAGACCTGCCAGATGTATTAGAGTGAATGAAGCAATGAGGGAGAGGAAACCCTTCATATTTCAGTATTTATCCAACAGAAGGGAGAaggatgcttctctttttcttttttaagcaaaagatggtaggagggttgccacgCAGAGAGGCACAGCAGGCACTGAAAGTTGGTCCTGGAAAAAGCAGTGCGGCTGTGTAGACCTAGAACCTTGATAGTGTGCCCAGAGCAGGAGGCTGTAAGCCCTAGATGGACTCCGAAGCTGCTTGCAGGGAAAATACTTGATGAGAAAGCCACAGTCAAATGTAGAGAGTCAGGAAAAGTAGGTGAGCATCCAGGTGGTCACAAAGGAAGTGGGTTTAAAATGAAGCCATGTGGAttgagggtatagctcagtggagTGCTTGCTTAGCCTGTGAGAGGTTGTGGGCTTGATAGcatcacaaaaataataataaataaataacaaagcagTGTGGACTTAACTTTGAACCCCAAGGAAACTTTCCAGGAGCCTGGTGGGCTTGTGGGTAACTGGGCTAGGTGAGAAGAGGAGGTTTTGGCCTCTGACACTTTCTCTCCCTGACCCAGAAGTCTAGCCTCTCTGCAAGCAGGAGATAGAGTTCAGGATGGTGCTTCCAGCCTCCAGCCCCCAGGTTCAAGTGAGGGCTGAGTCACCATGGGCCTGTGGTTGATGTGGCCTCCTCTGATGTCATGTCCAGCCCTCAGGGACAGAGCCAGGTGAGAGGCCACATTAGATGTGGTATGGgcgtgtttgcatgtgtgttagTGTGGAGAGGGGAGGGTAGGTCTTTCTGTTTCTAGCAGAAATATGGGAAGAAACAGGTTAAATCAAAGCCAAGATGGTAGAGGAGGCTGTGTGTTCTGGGCCAGTATGATATGGGCATGTGTTCCAAGACACAGCTCAAAGCATCACTCACTACAGTCAGAATCGAGCTTGGGGAAGGAGTGTGGGGAAGTAGGTACAGCAACAGGTGGGGTTAAAGGTTTTGTCATACCCCACAGGAAAAGCTGTGCATGTCTCTAAGGAATGGAAGCAGGTGGGCGAGGGGAGTTTTCTGGGTTTACTGATTCTCTCTGTGACAGAGGGGAGAATGGAACAAATGTGGGGAAGGTTGTAAATAGTATGCTTACAGATCTTTCTCTAGGGACTGACTAAGCACACTGCCAACTTCCTGGCTACTGGTAGGGTTAGAACATGAATTAACTATGGAATAGTTCGTATTATCCCTTGCAGTTTGGGCAGGGACAGTGCATGTTGAAACAGACATATGAAGTATTTCAGTGGTTATGGGAGCCAGGTTAATGAAGTCCAATCTCACAGTCTCTTATTCAGTGCTCAGATGTATTGTAGGGGTGCTGAGAAAGGCTATGAAGCAGGGAAGAGTATTCCAGGGAAGGTCTTGCAACAGTGGAGGAGGTGGGGGACTCTGGTGTAGTTTTGGAGCAAGAAAAACCTGAGGATGAACATGTACGGATCTGTGTATGAGCATCAGGGCTCACAGGGTTCAGCGAGGAAAACTAAGACAAGTGGGTTGGCCTGGTGTATGAAGAGCTGTGGTTTCTACAGTTGGATATGACCTGTGTGCCTTGGAAGCTAGGTGCTCAGGACCAGGTTGAAAAATGGATTTGGGAGGCAGCAAGGTGTCTGCCTTGACTAATGGACACAGAAATCTTGATATGCCTAGGCCAGGAGACATTGAAGTGTTGGGCTCAAGTGTCTAGAGTCCAGAGGCCATTTAATAGGCCCTTTAGAAGGCAGTGGAGAAGTGGACATGAGCTGGCCTTTGGAGCTGCTAATAACATGTACAAAGGGAACTGCGGAGGCTGTAGACTAGGGTAAAGTCCCAGTGTGGAAGGTCTTGAGAGGAGAGACACTGGGCTAAGAAAGCTTCTCTTGTTCATGTTATGTGGAATGGCTAGTTTGGAATCTGAGATGAGGACAGAAGTCCCTCCAGGGGTATGCAGTCAGTTGGGGTGCTGTGGAGCTCCCCAAGAATATTTGTTGGCCAGTGAGACATATTGCAGGGTTTGGGGATTCAGTAGCCTAGGGAGTCTAGAAGGCCATGGGCAGTCCTGGGTGAGGAGCAGTGAGATGAAGAGGCAGCATCAATGTCCTGCAGAACAGTCAAGAGGCTTGGGGGGAGCTACAGAGCCAAGCCTTCTGGTTGGGAGAGTGCTGTCACCGTCTAGCTGGTCACCCTCCAAGGACAAAGTTACCAAGGGGACAAGTGAAAGCATAGGTAGCATCTGGGGTTCTTTAGGGAATGGGTTCCAAGGAGGGTACCTGCAGAATCATGATTAAGCAGAACGAGATGAATTGTGATAGAGACAGTGAGAGCAGGAGATgggaagaggggctgggaagtACCTCTGGACCAGATCAAGGTTGGGGTGGGTAAGGGCCCCCACACTTAGATCTATGCTTGCTTTTATTGGTGCCTGCTCAGGAACTCCTAGTACCTGGCATGCTGAGCCGTGTTGGGGCAAAAGAGTAGAGCAGGAGGCAGGCGTGGTCTCCAGCTGCCCTGGTCACTGCAGATTGTCCCTGTGGGCTGGCAGATGTGGAGAGGTTTTGAGGTGCTGTGGGCCCATGACTACATTGCTCAGGGTATCCTGCTGTCCCTTGCCCTGTCTCCAGTCtctgaagaggaaggagaaggagtaTGAACATGAAATGGAGCGACTGGCACGAGAAAAAATCGCCACGCAGCAACGGCTAGCAGAGCTCAAGCATGAGCTGAGCCAGTGGATGGACGTGCTGGAGATTGACCGTGTGCTCCGGCAGACGGGACAGCCTGAGGACGACCAGGCTTCCACCTCCACAGCCTCTGGTGAGCTCCAGCCCCTGGGCTGGTTCCACTACCCACAAAGGTTGTCCCCAGCTTCCCTGAGCAGGTTTTTGACTGTTAGATGAGGTGGCCTCTATCCTAAGCCCATCATATCCTCAAACTTCCAGGGGCATCTGTGCCCCCAACCACTTGTCTCTCAAGCTTTTCTGACCTGCAAACCCTGCCCTGTGTTCCCCTACAGAGGGTGAGGACAACATAGACGAGGATATGGAGGAAGACCGGGCAGGCCTGGGCCCACCCAAACTGAACCATCGGCCCCCACCGGAGCTGCTAAAATCTACTCTGCCACCCCCCAGCACTGCCCCcgcacctctgcctcctcatccCCACCCAGTGGCCCTGTCTCCTGCTCACCTCCCTGTGCAACAGCAGTCGCCACAGCAGAAGACCCCTCTAcctgcccctcctcccccaccagcAACCCCTGCCCAGACGCTAGTGCCAGCTCCAGCTCATCTGGTGGCCACAGCCGGGGGTGGCTCCACAGTGATCACCCACACAGCCACCACCCACGCCTCAGTCATTCAGACTGTGAACCATGTTCTCCAGGGGCCGGGTGGCAAGCACATTGCCCACATCGCCCCCTCAGCCCCCAGCCCTGCTGTGCAGCTGGCACCTGCCACGCCCCCCATTGGCCACATCACAGTGCATCCTGCCACCCTCAACCATGTGGCCCACCTCGGCTCCCAACTGCCCCTGTACCCTCAGCCTGTGGCTGTGAGCCAGCCTGTGGCAGTGAGCCACATTGCCCATACCCTCTCGCACCAGCAAGTGAATGGCACAGCTGGGCTGGGGACCCCAGCCACTGTTATGGCAAAGCCAGCTGTGGGAGCCCAGGTGGTACACCACCCTCAGCTGGTGGGCCAAACAGTGCTCAACCCTGTGACCATGGTCACCATGCCCTCCTTCCCGGTCAGCACTCTCAAGCTGGCTTGAGGATGAGGCCACTCAGGCCCCCAGTGGGGGCAGGGAAAGGGGACCTACTTGCCCCTCTCCCACCCACCAGCTCCACACATTCCAGCCAGGCCCAGGCCCACCCCACCCATGCCACCCCCAGGCTTCCTAGGAGAAAGGTACAGAGACTCTGAGCCAGGGGAGTTGGGTGCACGAGGACCTGGTAGAGACTGACGAGGGCACTCTGTTGGAtgctctgcctgtccagctggtATCGGCTCCAGTGCCGCCTTGCTCCCGCACCCTGCCCCTTGACATCTGGACTGTGGCTTGTGTTCTCTGGCTTCTCTCTTCCCTGCCCACCTTCctgcactgctgctgctgttgctctgtctggggaggtggctgagCACCCTGGCCTCCCTTCCCCAGCCTCAGTGTCCTCTGgaggggaagtggaggcagaactGAATCCATGGCCCAGAAAGGCAGGGAGCAGAAGCTGAGAGGAGCCCTGCTCTGGATGACGGATCAGGCCCAGACAGGTAGATAGATGCCTGCACTTGGGGCCCTCTTTTACCCACTTGCAGTCACTGTGATTGGTTATTGTAGAAACTATTTAAAGTGAGTCTTTACCACCAGTAAAACTCAAGTTGTTGCCAAGCTTTTTTCCACCCGATACTGGGCTCCTGACCTCTCTGGAGAGCAGTCTGAGGTTGAGGCTAGAAGGGGTCCAGCTTAGCAATCCTGCCTCCCACCCTGGTTCCGGTAGCCTGGGCCTTGCCTCGGAGGGAGGAGAGCTGTTCTTGGTTTGGTCCCATCCTTGGACTTGACACTCACTGCCCTGGTTCCTTGCTCTACGCAGAGCAGTGCACTTTCCCAGAACTCTGGGTTTGGGTTCTGCCTGCGGCTTGGGAGACATGGAccagaagctggtctgctttagGCATGCAGACACCACACTTGCTGAGGCATCAGGAAGCTGAAGTCCAGGGGCTTGGCCAAAGCCCTGAACCTTTCCCCAGTTAGGCCCTTAGGGCCAATGGACAAGAGGTCTGGGCCAGAATTGGGGCTTGCCACTATAGAGGAGCGCTGCTtctgctcccacctctgcctgccacCTCTCCCGAGACCT
This is a stretch of genomic DNA from Jaculus jaculus isolate mJacJac1 chromosome 9, mJacJac1.mat.Y.cur, whole genome shotgun sequence. It encodes these proteins:
- the Mnt gene encoding max-binding protein MNT yields the protein MSIETLLEAARFLEWQAQQQQRAREEQERLRLEREQEQKKASSLARLAHALPVEEPHIKAPPLPLSPPAPPPAPPPPLATPAPLTVIPIPVVTSPPQPLPPPPPMPPAAQPLPLAPRQPALVSTPGLSIKEPPPLPTRPQVPTPAPLLPESKTTIAPTGSPKPLQPLPTPILTIAPHPGVQPQLAPQQPPPPTLGTLKLAPAEEAKSSEQKKRPGGIGTREVHNKLEKNRRAHLKECFETLKRNIPNVDDKKTSNLSVLRTALRYIQSLKRKEKEYEHEMERLAREKIATQQRLAELKHELSQWMDVLEIDRVLRQTGQPEDDQASTSTASEGEDNIDEDMEEDRAGLGPPKLNHRPPPELLKSTLPPPSTAPAPLPPHPHPVALSPAHLPVQQQSPQQKTPLPAPPPPPATPAQTLVPAPAHLVATAGGGSTVITHTATTHASVIQTVNHVLQGPGGKHIAHIAPSAPSPAVQLAPATPPIGHITVHPATLNHVAHLGSQLPLYPQPVAVSQPVAVSHIAHTLSHQQVNGTAGLGTPATVMAKPAVGAQVVHHPQLVGQTVLNPVTMVTMPSFPVSTLKLA